A portion of the Fusobacterium perfoetens ATCC 29250 genome contains these proteins:
- a CDS encoding RidA family protein, whose protein sequence is MDVYENLKKLNIKLLDPTPKGGIYSITKEFGNKLVYVSGTAPWNSVDENIVGKLGKDLTIEEGQEAARRCLINILSNLHHELGDLNKIKSFVKILGFVASAENFYEHPKVIDGASKLLKEIFGEEIGLPTRSAIGVSSLPWNIPVEIELILELK, encoded by the coding sequence ATGGATGTATATGAAAATTTAAAAAAATTAAATATAAAATTATTAGATCCAACACCAAAAGGAGGAATTTATAGTATAACAAAAGAATTTGGAAATAAATTAGTTTATGTATCAGGAACTGCTCCATGGAATTCAGTAGATGAAAATATAGTAGGAAAATTAGGTAAAGATTTAACTATAGAAGAAGGACAAGAAGCTGCTCGTCGTTGTTTAATAAACATTTTATCTAATCTTCATCATGAACTAGGAGATTTAAATAAAATAAAAAGTTTTGTAAAAATTTTAGGATTTGTAGCCTCTGCAGAGAATTTTTATGAACATCCTAAAGTTATAGATGGTGCTTCAAAATTATTGAAAGAAATTTTTGGAGAAGAAATAGGTTTACCAACTAGATCTGCTATTGGAGTAAGTTCATTACCATGGAACATTCCGGTAGAGATAGAATTAATTTTAGAATTAAAGTAG
- a CDS encoding lipoate--protein ligase produces MNRIIISEENDPYYNLALEEELLENLKGNEKILYLWINSPCVIIGRNQNPYLECNLNFLKEKNIELLRRKSGGGAVYQDLGNLNYTFINNTDLEISQKYQEILIESLKEKHIDSFFSGRNDILIKDKKISGQAFYEINNKMCLHGTLLVNVDLDNLVNSLKPSYSKLISKGISSIKSRVGNLKDFNKSINIKELKEILITKYKKKISEDVNIEYYNKKIFFPKYYREYKKEEWNLENCPEFIFEKEIIYEEGILKISFKISNGIIKDIIFSSDSLKKLNLIFLREKLINKKFSENEIKIFLDDLRSE; encoded by the coding sequence ATGAATAGAATAATTATTTCTGAAGAAAATGATCCTTATTATAATCTTGCTCTTGAGGAAGAATTATTAGAGAATTTGAAAGGAAATGAAAAAATTTTATATCTTTGGATAAATTCTCCATGTGTTATAATTGGAAGAAATCAAAATCCATATTTAGAATGTAATTTAAATTTTCTTAAGGAAAAAAATATAGAATTATTAAGAAGAAAGTCAGGAGGAGGAGCAGTTTACCAAGATTTAGGAAATTTAAATTATACATTTATTAATAATACTGATTTAGAAATTAGTCAAAAATATCAAGAAATTTTAATAGAATCCTTAAAAGAAAAACATATAGATAGTTTTTTTTCAGGAAGAAATGATATATTGATAAAAGATAAAAAAATATCAGGTCAAGCATTTTATGAAATAAATAATAAAATGTGTTTACATGGAACTTTATTAGTAAATGTTGATTTAGATAATTTGGTAAATTCTTTAAAACCTTCATATTCTAAATTAATTTCTAAAGGAATTTCATCTATAAAAAGTAGGGTAGGAAATTTAAAAGATTTTAATAAAAGTATTAATATAAAAGAATTGAAAGAGATTTTAATAACAAAATACAAGAAAAAAATTTCTGAAGATGTTAATATAGAATATTATAACAAAAAAATTTTTTTTCCAAAATATTATAGAGAATATAAAAAAGAAGAATGGAATTTAGAAAATTGTCCTGAATTTATATTTGAAAAAGAAATTATTTATGAAGAAGGTATTTTAAAAATATCTTTTAAAATTTCAAATGGAATTATAAAAGATATTATTTTCTCAAGTGATAGTTTAAAAAAATTGAATTTAATTTTTCTTAGAGAAAAACTAATAAATAAAAAATTTTCAGAAAATGAAATAAAGATATTTTTAGATGATTTAAGGAGTGAATAA
- a CDS encoding MurR/RpiR family transcriptional regulator, whose product MEKNKNVLKLIDNHYDKLSKNQKILANYIKENLNIVGFFSIKELSEKTGISIATISRFVKEIEFDGFFEFQKNLSDLLKKNITPMKEIKNFIKENEEKNILKNIIDSNTNILLNTYTEELNNNFNKAIDILSEKKGNIYICASRSSYSVAFYLYFTLKGIKENVYLLSDENGNISLKLLSVKKEDKLIAISYARYTKFTYNITRFFKEKECKIVSITDNINAPIGLNSDVVLLAKNSEISYSFVGAMTLANSITVALGKIEKEKVLKRMELHDKILLENDIYIS is encoded by the coding sequence ATGGAAAAAAATAAGAATGTTTTAAAATTAATTGATAATCATTATGATAAACTTTCTAAAAATCAAAAAATTTTAGCGAATTATATAAAAGAAAATTTAAATATTGTTGGTTTTTTTTCAATTAAAGAATTAAGTGAAAAAACAGGAATTAGTATAGCAACTATAAGTAGATTTGTAAAAGAAATTGAATTTGATGGTTTTTTTGAATTCCAGAAAAATCTTAGTGATTTATTAAAAAAAAATATCACTCCTATGAAAGAAATTAAAAATTTTATTAAAGAAAATGAAGAAAAAAATATTTTAAAAAATATTATTGATTCAAATACTAATATTCTATTAAATACTTACACAGAAGAGTTAAATAATAATTTTAATAAAGCTATTGATATTTTATCAGAAAAAAAAGGAAATATTTACATATGTGCTTCAAGAAGTTCTTATAGTGTAGCTTTTTATTTATATTTTACATTGAAAGGTATAAAGGAGAATGTTTATTTATTATCAGATGAAAATGGAAATATTTCACTAAAATTACTTTCTGTAAAAAAAGAAGATAAATTAATTGCAATAAGTTATGCAAGGTACACTAAATTTACTTATAATATAACTAGATTTTTTAAAGAAAAAGAATGTAAAATAGTTTCTATTACAGATAATATTAATGCTCCAATTGGATTAAATTCAGATGTTGTTTTATTAGCTAAAAATAGTGAAATATCTTATAGTTTTGTTGGAGCGATGACATTAGCAAATAGTATAACTGTTGCTTTAGGAAAAATAGAAAAAGAGAAAGTTTTAAAAAGAATGGAGTTGCATGATAAGATTCTATTAGAAAATGATATTTATATTTCTTGA